From the Flavobacteriales bacterium genome, one window contains:
- the menB gene encoding 1,4-dihydroxy-2-naphthoyl-CoA synthase, translating to MSRNWTPIKQYTDITFEFFEGIAKITINRPEVYNAFRPDTNKEMIDAMDIAREDPNIGVVVLTGSGDKAFCSGGDQNVKGRGGYIGTDGIPRLNVLDLHKRIRELPKPVVAMVNGYAIGGGHVLHVVCDLTIAADHARFGQTGPKVGSFDAGFGSNYLARHVGQKKAREIWFLCLQYSAQEAFDMGMVNKVVPLAELEDTTVEWCKIMMQRSPLALRMIKRGLNAELDGQRGLMEFAGDATLMYYLMDEAQEGRNAFLEKRAPDFQKFPKFP from the coding sequence ATGAGCAGGAACTGGACCCCCATCAAGCAATACACGGACATCACCTTCGAGTTCTTCGAAGGCATCGCCAAGATCACGATCAACAGGCCGGAGGTGTACAACGCCTTCCGCCCGGACACGAACAAGGAGATGATCGACGCGATGGATATCGCGCGCGAGGATCCGAACATCGGCGTGGTGGTGCTCACCGGTTCGGGCGACAAGGCCTTCTGCAGCGGCGGTGATCAGAACGTGAAAGGCCGCGGCGGCTATATCGGCACCGATGGCATCCCGCGCCTGAACGTGCTCGACCTGCACAAGCGCATCCGCGAGCTGCCCAAGCCTGTGGTGGCCATGGTGAACGGCTATGCCATCGGCGGCGGCCACGTGCTGCACGTGGTGTGCGACCTCACCATTGCCGCGGACCATGCGCGTTTCGGGCAGACCGGTCCCAAGGTGGGGAGCTTCGATGCGGGCTTCGGCAGCAACTACCTGGCGCGGCACGTGGGGCAGAAGAAGGCCCGCGAGATCTGGTTCCTCTGCCTGCAGTATTCGGCGCAGGAGGCCTTCGACATGGGCATGGTGAACAAGGTGGTTCCGCTCGCCGAACTGGAGGACACGACCGTGGAGTGGTGCAAGATCATGATGCAACGTAGTCCACTTGCCCTGCGCATGATCAAGCGCGGCCTGAACGCCGAGTTGGACGGCCAGCGCGGCCTGATGGAGTTCGCCGGCGACGCCACACTCATGTACTACCTGATGGACGAGGCGCAGGAAGGGCGTAATGCGTTCCTGGAGAAGAGGGCGCCGGACTTCCAGAAGTTCCCGAAGTTCCCGTGA
- the menD gene encoding 2-succinyl-5-enolpyruvyl-6-hydroxy-3-cyclohexene-1-carboxylic-acid synthase — MTSDHFAAAELARLCAAKGVRHAVISPGSRSAPLVIAFHRHPDITCLQVIDERSAGFFALGMAQQLRAPVALICTSGSAVLNYGPAIAEAFYQRVPLLVITADRPEEWVDQGEGQAIRQQGVLALHMKRSVQLPRNPTDDLGRWHCGRLINEAIDATLLPVPGPVHVNVPFAEPLYGQAEAQEATQGRLIAPIMTEPFILPEYSRWLIGQLGACLKVMVLAGQGRWSQGLKTQLQRLATLPQVTVHTEATSNLDDPAFITCIDRAIEGVGAANENDLRPDLLITFGGAVVSKRIKSLLRTWRPLQHWNVDAGQRHYDTYQSLTHDIAVSPEIFFAQITEPVVASTHRVDSFYGEAWRMVDERTRGLHNHLVSEAPFCDLAVFNTLNDRIPGDSDVHVASSTPARYVQLFDRVRGLRWFSNRGTSGIDGCTSTAVGAAFATQKLTTLITGDTAFCYDSNAFWNNHLSPLLKVIVVDNGGGNIFRYIDGPDRDPELLKWFEAPYVRSIEKLVTSYDLPYYHANDQASLEAGLDKLYAEHDRPAVLHITTDALISPKVLRDYFTQLRTS, encoded by the coding sequence ATGACCTCCGACCACTTCGCCGCGGCCGAGCTCGCCCGGCTCTGTGCCGCCAAGGGTGTCCGACACGCCGTCATCAGCCCCGGCTCGCGCAGTGCCCCGTTGGTCATCGCCTTCCACCGGCACCCCGACATCACCTGCCTGCAGGTGATCGATGAACGCAGCGCGGGCTTCTTCGCACTGGGCATGGCGCAGCAGCTGCGCGCGCCCGTGGCTCTCATCTGCACCAGCGGAAGCGCGGTGCTCAACTACGGTCCGGCGATCGCCGAAGCCTTCTACCAGCGTGTGCCATTGCTCGTCATCACCGCAGATCGTCCCGAGGAATGGGTGGACCAGGGCGAAGGACAAGCCATCCGCCAGCAAGGCGTGCTCGCTCTGCACATGAAGCGCAGTGTGCAGCTGCCGCGCAACCCGACGGACGACCTCGGGCGCTGGCATTGTGGTCGCCTGATCAACGAGGCCATCGATGCCACATTGCTTCCCGTGCCGGGACCGGTGCATGTGAACGTGCCCTTCGCCGAACCGCTCTACGGCCAGGCTGAAGCTCAAGAGGCGACGCAAGGCCGCCTTATCGCTCCGATCATGACGGAGCCCTTCATCCTGCCCGAGTATTCGCGCTGGCTCATCGGGCAGCTCGGCGCCTGCCTCAAGGTCATGGTTCTTGCCGGTCAGGGCCGGTGGAGTCAGGGGCTCAAGACCCAGCTGCAACGCCTGGCAACGCTACCGCAGGTAACGGTGCACACCGAGGCCACGAGCAACCTGGACGACCCCGCCTTCATCACCTGCATCGACCGGGCGATCGAGGGCGTGGGCGCGGCGAACGAGAACGACCTGAGGCCCGACCTGCTGATCACCTTCGGTGGCGCGGTGGTAAGCAAGCGCATCAAGTCGCTGCTCCGCACATGGCGTCCGCTGCAGCACTGGAACGTCGATGCCGGACAGCGACACTATGACACGTACCAGAGCCTCACGCACGACATCGCTGTGAGCCCCGAGATCTTCTTCGCGCAGATCACCGAGCCCGTTGTAGCGTCAACCCACCGGGTGGACAGCTTCTACGGCGAGGCCTGGCGCATGGTGGACGAGCGCACGCGCGGCCTGCACAACCACCTCGTGAGCGAAGCGCCCTTCTGCGACCTCGCCGTCTTCAACACGCTGAACGACCGGATCCCCGGCGACAGCGATGTGCACGTGGCCAGCAGCACGCCCGCGCGCTATGTGCAGCTCTTCGACCGGGTGCGGGGCCTTCGCTGGTTCAGCAACCGCGGCACCAGCGGCATCGACGGCTGCACCAGCACGGCCGTGGGCGCGGCTTTCGCAACGCAGAAGCTCACCACGCTCATCACGGGCGACACCGCGTTCTGTTACGACAGCAATGCGTTCTGGAACAACCACCTTTCCCCGTTGTTGAAGGTGATCGTGGTGGACAACGGCGGCGGCAACATCTTCCGCTACATCGACGGGCCCGACAGGGACCCCGAGCTGCTCAAGTGGTTCGAAGCGCCGTATGTACGCAGCATCGAGAAGCTGGTGACGAGCTACGACCTGCCGTATTACCACGCCAATGACCAGGCTTCCTTGGAAGCCGGTCTCGACAAGCTGTACGCGGAGCACGACAGGCCTGCCGTGCTCCACATCACCACGGACGCGCTTATTTCACCGAAGGTGTTGCGCGACTACTTCACCCAACTCCGCACCTCATGA
- a CDS encoding chorismate-binding protein has translation MSTTSPLHQALSLCLDRRITFAAFRVPGGPVTLWAQRNPELEPIDPAYLGRLNEAFLVAPFTYEPQATHFVRNDVELTFGELPVSLEPLHGCEGAPPITRTRPHDADRPGYEDLVRSAKTAIAEGTLDKVVASRTVTMPLDRSELATLFEDALDRMPHAFVALLNTPEHGTWLGASPERLLTAEDELVRLDALAGTRPRSDAPALAEEWSPKERREQALVTREIVGQLIELGLPRITLHGPRPVEAGGVSHLRTEVEADLGNRSLDEVLVAVHPTPAVCGTPRPAANAFIAGHEGPERGLYTGFWGPWNADGRTEIFVNIRCMEAFDDAVALHVGAGVTDGSDPEAEWRETEAKAAAWTAAIRSLHSARVSSPAR, from the coding sequence ATGAGCACCACCAGCCCCCTTCATCAGGCCCTCAGCCTCTGCCTTGATCGGCGGATCACCTTCGCCGCGTTCCGCGTCCCCGGCGGCCCGGTGACCCTTTGGGCCCAGCGCAACCCCGAACTGGAACCCATCGACCCCGCCTACCTCGGTCGCCTCAACGAGGCCTTCCTGGTGGCTCCCTTCACTTACGAACCGCAGGCCACCCACTTCGTGCGCAACGATGTGGAACTGACGTTCGGCGAACTTCCCGTGTCGCTGGAACCCCTTCATGGCTGTGAGGGGGCCCCTCCGATCACGCGCACCCGGCCCCATGATGCCGATCGGCCGGGGTATGAGGACCTCGTCCGGAGCGCCAAGACCGCCATCGCCGAGGGCACGCTCGACAAGGTGGTGGCCTCGAGGACGGTGACGATGCCCCTGGACCGCTCCGAGCTGGCTACGCTCTTCGAGGATGCGCTGGACCGGATGCCCCATGCGTTCGTGGCCCTACTGAACACCCCGGAGCACGGCACCTGGCTCGGTGCGTCGCCCGAGCGGTTGCTGACGGCCGAGGACGAGCTGGTGCGCCTGGACGCCCTCGCGGGCACACGGCCCCGGTCGGACGCGCCGGCCCTCGCCGAGGAATGGAGCCCCAAGGAGCGCCGCGAACAGGCGCTCGTCACCCGGGAGATCGTGGGCCAGCTGATCGAGCTCGGACTGCCGCGCATCACCCTGCACGGTCCGCGGCCGGTGGAGGCCGGTGGGGTGAGCCACCTGCGCACGGAGGTGGAGGCCGACCTCGGGAACCGTTCGCTCGACGAAGTGCTGGTGGCCGTGCATCCCACACCGGCCGTGTGCGGCACACCGCGGCCGGCGGCGAACGCCTTCATCGCCGGCCACGAAGGTCCCGAGCGCGGCCTCTACACCGGTTTCTGGGGACCATGGAACGCCGACGGCCGCACGGAGATCTTCGTGAACATCCGGTGCATGGAAGCCTTCGACGACGCGGTGGCCCTGCACGTGGGCGCCGGGGTCACCGACGGGTCCGACCCGGAGGCGGAATGGCGGGAGACGGAGGCCAAGGCAGCGGCGTGGACCGCCGCGATCCGGTCGCTGCACAGCGCCCGGGTATCTTCACCGGCCCGATGA
- a CDS encoding hotdog fold thioesterase, translating into MRFTPAHAEQADRFRAGTLSEHLDIRFGVDPDGHLTASMPVDARTVQPMGLLHGGATAALAETLGSVASALLVLPEGRQVVGIELNANHLKGVRDGRVTATAEALHLGRTTHVWEIRVRNAASELCAVCRLTNVVLPGAPIPPTA; encoded by the coding sequence ATGCGCTTCACCCCGGCACACGCGGAACAGGCGGACCGCTTCCGCGCCGGCACGCTCTCCGAACACCTCGACATCCGGTTCGGGGTCGATCCGGACGGTCACCTCACGGCCTCCATGCCGGTGGACGCCCGCACCGTGCAGCCCATGGGCCTGCTCCATGGCGGGGCCACCGCGGCCCTGGCCGAAACACTGGGCAGCGTGGCCTCGGCCCTACTGGTGCTGCCCGAGGGCCGGCAAGTGGTGGGCATCGAGTTGAACGCCAACCACCTGAAAGGGGTCCGCGACGGCCGGGTGACCGCCACAGCCGAGGCACTGCATCTGGGCCGCACCACCCACGTGTGGGAGATCCGCGTGCGCAACGCCGCCAGCGAGCTCTGTGCGGTGTGCAGACTGACCAACGTGGTGTTGCCCGGCGCCCCGATACCGCCCACCGCATGA
- a CDS encoding response regulator transcription factor: MQKATKPRVLLVEDEEGLRHTLRLNLELEGYHVTTAATGPEALERLRGARFDAAVLDVMLPGMDGFTVCEKARLGGDRTPVLFLTARTATADRVRGLRTGDDHLGKPFDLEELMLRVAKLVARSDERPTAAVPDKIRFGPNEVDLVAFEARGVGGSRTLSQREVMLLRLLIEHAGEVVSREEILHKVWGYDVFPTTRTIDNFIVAFRKLFEPDPRNPVHFLSHRGVGYKFMF, encoded by the coding sequence ATGCAAAAGGCCACCAAGCCCCGCGTGCTCCTCGTCGAGGATGAAGAGGGCCTGCGCCATACGCTACGCCTGAACCTCGAACTGGAAGGCTACCATGTGACCACCGCGGCCACGGGCCCGGAGGCCTTGGAGCGGTTGCGCGGCGCCCGGTTCGATGCGGCGGTATTGGACGTGATGTTGCCTGGGATGGACGGGTTCACCGTGTGCGAAAAAGCCCGGCTGGGGGGCGACCGGACGCCGGTGCTCTTCCTGACGGCGCGCACGGCTACCGCCGACCGCGTGCGCGGTCTGCGGACAGGCGACGACCATTTGGGCAAACCCTTCGACCTGGAGGAGCTGATGTTGCGCGTGGCCAAGTTGGTGGCGCGATCGGACGAACGTCCAACCGCCGCCGTGCCGGACAAGATCCGTTTCGGGCCCAATGAGGTGGACCTGGTGGCCTTCGAAGCGCGCGGTGTGGGCGGCTCGCGCACCCTCTCCCAGCGCGAGGTCATGCTCCTGCGGCTGCTGATCGAGCATGCCGGCGAGGTGGTCTCCCGCGAAGAGATCCTCCACAAGGTCTGGGGCTACGATGTCTTCCCGACCACCCGCACCATCGACAACTTCATCGTGGCCTTCCGCAAGCTGTTCGAGCCCGACCCGCGCAACCCGGTGCATTTCCTCAGCCACCGCGGGGTGGGGTACAAATTCATGTTCTGA
- a CDS encoding T9SS type A sorting domain-containing protein, which yields MSTTTLRSTGLALMLGAAAMVQAQSPVDIGLFANNGQLEVRVRPTADFDGIFSSLVFTLRWDRSANVQLGDATQPEGPRTYIPIAPSGGVRESGSFNYQVYAGFGFEAIRNTGVNWEGGREYTLLSIPFTGEAAVELMNDSWTGETLNNADYYLSLGGLDRTGTIYQKSINASELDGAVTILPNPNDGQFVFSFLVATPSDIQVEVVNTLGQSVFTDLLRGFEGTYRKEMDLRTSSNGIYYLKITRKGTTDVHKIVYR from the coding sequence ATGAGCACCACTACCCTTCGTTCCACCGGCCTGGCCTTGATGCTGGGGGCCGCCGCCATGGTCCAGGCCCAGAGCCCGGTCGATATCGGCCTGTTCGCCAACAACGGCCAGCTGGAGGTCCGCGTCCGCCCCACGGCGGATTTCGACGGCATCTTCAGTTCGCTGGTCTTCACCTTGCGTTGGGACCGCAGTGCCAACGTTCAGTTGGGCGACGCGACCCAGCCGGAGGGTCCGCGGACGTACATCCCGATCGCCCCTTCGGGCGGTGTTCGCGAAAGCGGCTCGTTCAATTACCAAGTGTATGCGGGCTTCGGTTTCGAAGCCATCCGCAACACCGGGGTCAACTGGGAAGGTGGCCGGGAGTACACCCTGCTCAGCATCCCCTTCACCGGTGAGGCCGCCGTGGAACTGATGAACGACAGCTGGACGGGTGAAACGCTCAACAATGCGGACTACTACCTGTCCCTGGGCGGCCTCGATCGCACTGGCACCATCTATCAGAAGTCGATCAACGCGAGCGAGCTGGACGGCGCGGTGACCATCCTGCCGAACCCGAACGATGGGCAGTTCGTCTTCTCCTTCCTGGTGGCCACACCGTCCGACATCCAGGTGGAGGTGGTGAACACCTTGGGTCAAAGCGTGTTCACCGACCTGCTGCGCGGCTTCGAGGGTACCTATCGCAAGGAGATGGACCTGCGCACCTCCAGCAACGGCATCTACTACCTGAAGATCACGCGCAAAGGCACTACCGACGTGCACAAGATCGTCTACCGCTGA
- a CDS encoding PD-(D/E)XK nuclease family protein — MAFLRLLAERLLHDHGTDLARVAVVLPSRRAGLHLQRHLAHAHGAPLWSPDLLTPDGFLERLSGLREQPVHLTLLDMHAVHRHLKGAAADDLHTFLGWAPTALHDMNEVDEHLLDREVAYRDLRHIEEIDAWSFRGGALSEGQQRLAHHWAHHAGLHQGLEERLLPAGTGTRGLIARAAASRITDGTHPLPWTRVWCAGLNALSPAMHRVLDALRHRGIARFAWDADSHYLNDPLQEAGRALRSAIGRHGPGELPVSTRIGNDPPSAHTIALPNTMAMVHAAVEQVIELSEEERARTCVLLADPHTLLPFLSLLPASCAPVNVTMGLPLTQLPLHGLFVQHARLHSGSDGRSVRTRELSALLDHPAWADARPITELRERTANERRAHLPIAALFQEGDDAVLLALHRALSAEGTAARTALVEAVVLANPDPFVQEQAQRIGQVLGQAATALAGSGHQPGEAGALGLEERLLRQARVDLRGEPMAGLQVMGMLESRATDHDRVIVVGANEGSLPPAEPPQSFIPGELRHALGLPLRADTDTVVAHTFMRLLHHAREITLLHVSGGDVEQERSRFILQLEHELPGVLRRSSLRPSMPRRPDARLHVTMTPELRHRFQRKAERGFSPTALSDLLTCPLNFVFRHGWSVEEEQPPSAALEDHELGTLVHAVFESLYGPFVGGIIQPDALSAGLPAALRVLEDRMPEGLHAEEGPVLLQLGMARQAIERAVRHEVARLRSGTAVTLLGLETPLSAELPEVAHGQRHLVRLHGRVDRIDRRDGHVHLVDLKTGRVAPRDLELTLPGPLKADHGKAVQLLTYAWLWLRNDPECPAVTAELRPLRSTEAVKGLPLILNDRTIVRRQDLSLIEEALGSLIQDLFDPGAVFAHRQKSAYCTICRS; from the coding sequence ATGGCATTCCTGCGCCTCCTGGCCGAGCGGCTTCTGCACGATCATGGCACGGACCTGGCGCGCGTGGCCGTGGTGCTGCCCAGCCGGCGCGCGGGGCTTCACCTCCAGCGGCACCTGGCGCACGCGCATGGAGCCCCGCTCTGGAGCCCCGACCTGCTCACGCCCGACGGCTTCCTGGAACGCTTGTCCGGCCTGCGCGAACAGCCCGTCCACCTCACCCTGCTCGATATGCACGCAGTGCATCGCCACCTGAAGGGCGCCGCAGCGGACGACCTCCACACCTTCCTGGGTTGGGCCCCCACGGCCCTGCACGACATGAACGAGGTGGACGAGCACTTGCTGGACCGGGAGGTCGCTTACCGTGACCTGCGGCACATCGAGGAGATCGACGCCTGGAGCTTCAGGGGGGGCGCATTGAGCGAAGGCCAGCAGCGCCTGGCACACCACTGGGCGCACCATGCCGGGCTGCACCAGGGCCTGGAGGAACGGCTGTTGCCCGCCGGTACGGGCACCCGCGGCCTCATCGCCCGCGCGGCGGCGTCACGCATCACCGATGGAACCCACCCCCTGCCGTGGACGCGGGTATGGTGCGCCGGACTCAACGCGCTCTCTCCCGCGATGCATCGCGTCCTGGACGCGCTCCGGCACCGTGGCATCGCCCGCTTCGCCTGGGATGCCGACAGCCATTACCTGAACGACCCGCTGCAGGAGGCCGGTCGTGCCCTGCGCAGTGCCATCGGGCGCCACGGTCCCGGTGAACTGCCCGTCAGCACCCGGATCGGGAATGACCCACCCTCGGCGCACACCATCGCCCTGCCCAACACGATGGCCATGGTCCATGCCGCCGTCGAACAGGTGATCGAGCTGAGCGAGGAGGAACGGGCGCGCACCTGCGTGCTGCTGGCCGACCCGCACACCCTGCTGCCCTTCCTCAGCCTTCTTCCGGCCTCCTGCGCTCCGGTGAACGTGACCATGGGCCTTCCGCTGACCCAGCTGCCCCTGCACGGCCTCTTCGTCCAACATGCTCGCCTGCACAGCGGTAGCGATGGACGCTCGGTGCGCACCCGCGAACTCTCGGCCCTTCTGGACCATCCGGCCTGGGCGGATGCACGGCCCATCACCGAGCTGCGCGAGCGAACGGCGAACGAGCGCCGTGCCCACCTTCCGATCGCTGCCTTGTTCCAGGAGGGTGACGATGCCGTCCTTCTGGCGCTTCATCGCGCGCTATCGGCCGAAGGCACGGCCGCCCGCACGGCCCTAGTGGAAGCGGTGGTGCTGGCGAACCCCGACCCCTTCGTGCAGGAGCAGGCCCAACGCATCGGACAGGTGCTCGGCCAGGCCGCCACCGCCCTGGCCGGGAGCGGCCATCAGCCCGGAGAGGCGGGCGCGCTCGGCCTGGAGGAACGCCTGCTGCGGCAGGCCCGCGTGGACCTGCGCGGCGAGCCGATGGCCGGCCTTCAGGTGATGGGCATGCTGGAATCGCGGGCCACGGATCATGACCGGGTGATCGTCGTGGGGGCCAACGAGGGCAGCCTGCCTCCGGCCGAGCCCCCGCAAAGCTTCATCCCCGGTGAACTGCGTCACGCGCTCGGGCTTCCCCTCCGCGCCGACACCGACACCGTGGTGGCGCACACCTTCATGCGGCTGCTGCATCACGCCCGGGAGATCACCCTGCTGCACGTCTCGGGCGGCGATGTGGAGCAGGAGCGCAGCCGCTTCATCCTTCAGCTCGAGCACGAGCTTCCCGGTGTCCTGCGCCGGTCCAGCCTGCGTCCGTCCATGCCGCGACGCCCCGACGCGCGCCTGCACGTGACGATGACGCCCGAGCTGCGGCATCGCTTCCAACGCAAGGCCGAGCGTGGATTCAGCCCGACAGCGCTCAGCGACCTGCTCACCTGCCCGCTCAACTTCGTCTTCCGCCATGGGTGGAGTGTCGAGGAGGAGCAACCTCCCTCAGCCGCGCTGGAGGACCATGAACTGGGCACCCTGGTGCACGCCGTGTTCGAGTCCCTCTATGGCCCGTTCGTAGGGGGCATCATCCAGCCCGACGCCCTATCCGCCGGTCTTCCGGCGGCCTTGCGCGTGCTCGAAGACCGGATGCCGGAAGGGCTCCATGCCGAGGAAGGCCCCGTGCTGCTTCAGTTGGGAATGGCCCGGCAGGCGATCGAGCGAGCGGTGCGTCACGAGGTGGCGCGCCTGCGCAGTGGCACCGCCGTCACGCTTCTGGGCCTGGAGACACCTCTGTCCGCCGAGCTGCCCGAGGTCGCCCATGGCCAGCGGCATCTGGTGCGCCTGCACGGCCGCGTGGACCGTATCGACCGGCGCGATGGCCATGTGCATCTCGTGGACCTGAAGACCGGTCGCGTGGCCCCGCGCGATCTCGAGCTCACCCTGCCTGGTCCGTTGAAGGCCGACCACGGCAAGGCCGTGCAGTTGCTGACCTATGCCTGGCTGTGGCTCCGCAACGACCCGGAATGCCCGGCGGTGACCGCCGAGCTGCGTCCGCTGCGCAGCACCGAGGCCGTCAAAGGCCTGCCGCTGATCCTGAACGACCGAACGATCGTGCGTCGGCAGGACCTGTCGCTGATCGAGGAGGCGTTGGGATCGCTCATCCAAGACCTGTTCGATCCCGGAGCGGTGTTCGCCCATCGCCAGAAGAGCGCCTATTGCACCATCTGCCGCAGCTGA
- a CDS encoding PKD domain-containing protein, translating into MMRTLVLFGILCRAAPALATHIIGGELYYVNQGGDSYLFTLQLYRDCGPNNVNGTGFDAQAELGIFDGSGTYLFSEFIPFPGSTPVPVVLNNPCLTAPPTICVEQAEYSIVLDLPPIPGGYVVSYQRCCRTPSILNVANPGDEGLTCTVAVPNANQTGANSSPVFNAYPPIALCVGQNMTFDHSATDPDGDLLVYELCTPFTGGDPFNPLPSPPAGPPYTPVLWALGYSQAYQMDANPPLAVDPVTGQLTVTPSQVGSYVVGVCVKEYRGGVLLSEVRRDFRFDAVPCVVTILSSIQQQQVFCDGYQVNMVNQSIGGSSYFWDFGDPNSSTDTSSQFAPTYTYGDTGVYSVMLIVNPGWPCGDTSYASFEIYPPLQPAFTPPPIQCLGAGAVPLTVTGNFTAQASVLWDLGPGGAPQQMSGPTIGATFVQPGDQVITVTLSDHGCTDSYTDTVEVFPPPVPLFTTDTMGCLPLEVRFNNQSTAWTPMSYAWDLGDGTTSTDSLPVHTYTVEGQYDVRLTVMTDSGCIDTVSLLRPAAVQVWVPPTAGLYTSTPVVDVLNPDVTINDASVDADSWLYTVEGSTFTTPTFTYVFQEAGTFEVVQVVTSGLGCRDTTSIRVIVTGSLFHAPNAFTPDGDGLNDQWLPVVIGAREYDLAIFDRWGTRLFHTQDPKAGWDGAGLPIGVYTYKAWLAEHGPERYEFVGSITLVR; encoded by the coding sequence ATGATGCGCACCCTGGTGCTGTTCGGGATCCTGTGCAGGGCCGCTCCGGCCCTGGCCACGCACATCATCGGTGGCGAGCTCTACTACGTGAATCAGGGGGGCGACAGCTACCTGTTCACCCTGCAGCTGTACCGCGACTGCGGGCCCAACAACGTCAACGGGACCGGTTTCGACGCGCAGGCCGAGCTGGGCATCTTCGATGGGTCGGGGACCTACCTGTTCTCGGAGTTCATCCCGTTCCCGGGCTCCACGCCGGTGCCCGTGGTGTTGAACAACCCCTGCCTCACGGCGCCGCCCACCATCTGCGTGGAGCAGGCGGAGTACAGCATCGTGCTCGATCTGCCGCCCATCCCGGGCGGTTACGTGGTGAGCTATCAGCGCTGCTGCCGCACGCCGAGCATCCTCAATGTGGCCAACCCGGGCGACGAGGGGCTCACCTGCACGGTGGCCGTGCCCAACGCCAACCAGACCGGGGCCAACTCCAGCCCGGTGTTCAACGCGTATCCGCCGATCGCGCTGTGCGTGGGACAGAACATGACCTTCGACCATTCGGCCACGGACCCCGACGGCGATCTGCTGGTGTACGAGCTGTGCACCCCGTTCACCGGGGGTGATCCGTTCAACCCGCTGCCCTCGCCGCCTGCGGGGCCGCCGTATACGCCGGTGCTCTGGGCGCTGGGCTATTCGCAGGCCTACCAGATGGACGCGAACCCGCCGCTGGCCGTCGATCCGGTCACGGGCCAGCTCACCGTGACGCCCAGCCAGGTGGGCAGCTACGTGGTGGGGGTGTGCGTGAAGGAGTACCGCGGGGGCGTATTGCTCAGCGAGGTGCGGCGGGACTTCCGCTTCGACGCGGTGCCCTGTGTGGTCACGATCCTCAGCTCCATCCAGCAGCAGCAGGTCTTTTGCGACGGCTACCAGGTGAACATGGTGAACCAGAGCATCGGCGGCAGCAGCTATTTCTGGGACTTCGGCGATCCGAACAGCAGCACCGATACCAGCAGCCAGTTCGCACCCACCTACACGTACGGCGATACGGGCGTGTACAGCGTGATGCTGATCGTGAACCCCGGATGGCCCTGTGGCGACACCTCCTACGCTTCGTTCGAGATCTATCCACCGCTTCAACCGGCCTTCACACCGCCGCCCATCCAATGCCTGGGCGCAGGCGCGGTGCCGCTGACCGTCACGGGCAACTTCACCGCACAAGCGAGCGTGTTGTGGGACCTCGGGCCCGGTGGGGCACCGCAGCAGATGAGCGGACCGACCATCGGAGCCACCTTCGTGCAACCGGGCGATCAGGTTATCACGGTCACGTTATCGGACCACGGCTGCACGGACAGCTACACGGACACCGTGGAGGTGTTCCCACCGCCGGTCCCGCTATTCACCACGGACACGATGGGCTGCCTGCCCCTGGAGGTGCGGTTCAACAACCAGAGCACCGCCTGGACGCCCATGAGCTACGCGTGGGACCTGGGCGACGGCACCACGAGCACGGACAGCCTGCCGGTGCATACGTACACCGTGGAGGGCCAGTACGATGTGCGGCTCACGGTGATGACGGACAGCGGGTGCATCGACACGGTGAGCCTCCTGCGCCCCGCAGCCGTTCAGGTATGGGTGCCGCCGACCGCAGGCCTGTACACCAGCACTCCGGTGGTGGATGTGCTGAACCCCGACGTGACGATCAACGACGCCTCGGTGGATGCCGACAGCTGGCTGTACACGGTGGAAGGAAGCACCTTCACCACGCCCACCTTCACGTACGTGTTCCAGGAAGCGGGCACGTTCGAGGTGGTGCAGGTGGTGACGAGCGGACTGGGCTGCAGGGACACCACGAGCATCCGCGTGATCGTCACCGGGTCGCTGTTCCACGCACCGAACGCGTTCACACCGGACGGCGATGGCCTGAACGACCAGTGGCTGCCGGTGGTGATCGGGGCGCGCGAGTACGATCTGGCCATCTTCGACCGATGGGGCACGCGCCTCTTCCACACGCAGGACCCCAAGGCGGGTTGGGATGGCGCCGGGCTGCCGATCGGGGTGTACACCTACAAGGCGTGGCTGGCCGAGCACGGCCCCGAGCGCTACGAGTTCGTCGGTTCGATCACGCTGGTGCGCTGA